In a single window of the Drosophila albomicans strain 15112-1751.03 chromosome 3, ASM965048v2, whole genome shotgun sequence genome:
- the LOC117572701 gene encoding serine/threonine-protein phosphatase 4 catalytic subunit-like — MSDYGGLDLLIEQLQRCEIIPEYEVRFLCGKARSLLIEEANMQRIDPPVTVCGDIHGQFYDLMELFKIGGQVPDKNYLFLGDLVDRGFYSVETFLLLLALKVRYPDRIWLIRGNHESRQVTRTYGFYDECFSKYGNGNVWRYCMDIADYFSLSAIIDNEVFCVHGGLSPSIKRLDEIRTIDRKQEVPHFGPMCDLLWSDPEDQFGWKVSPRGAGFLFGSDVVDKFNYTNNINIICRAHQLVMEGYKFHFNRQLLTVWSAPNYCYRCGNVAAILVLNENLQRDFVIFDSPEMKEFTLSKKPPPKYFL, encoded by the coding sequence ATGTCAGACTACGGCGGATTAGATCTTCTCATTGAGCAACTGCAACGTTGTGAAATCATTCCCGAGTATGAAGTGCGCTTCCTGTGCGGCAAGGCACGTTCGCTGCTCATTGAGGAAGCGAACATGCAACGCATCGATCCTCCGGTGACTGTTTGCGGCGACATTCACGGCCAGTTTTATGACCTTATGGAGCTGTTTAAGATTGGCGGCCAAGTGCCCGACAAGAACTATCTCTTTCTGGGCGACTTGGTGGATCGTGGCTTCTACAGCGTGGAAAcctttctgctgctgctcgctctCAAGGTGCGTTATCCGGATCGCATTTGGTTGATACGCGGCAATCACGAGTCGCGTCAAGTGACTCGGACCTATGGGTTCTACGATGAGTGTTTCTCGAAATATGGGAATGGCAATGTCTGGAGATATTGCATGGACATTGCCGACTACTTCAGTCTATCGGCCATTATCGATAACGAGGTATTTTGTGTGCACGGCGGTCTATCGCCCTCAATCAAACGTTTGGACGAAATCAGAACAATTGATCGCAAACAGGAGGTGCCCCATTTTGGTCCCATGTGTGATCTGCTCTGGAGTGATCCCGAGGATCAATTTGGCTGGAAGGTTTCGCCTCGTGGTGCTGGCTTTCTCTTTGGCAGTGATGTTGTCGACAAGTTCAATTACACcaacaacattaacatcaTCTGTCGTGCTCATCAACTGGTCATGGAGGGCTACAAGTTTCATTTTAATCGACAACTGTTGACAGTTTGGTCGGCACCTAACTATTGTTATCGCTGTGGCAATGTGGCAGCTATTCTCGTTCTCAACGAGAACTTGCAACGTGATTTTGTCATCTTTGATTCGCCCGAAATGAAAGAATTTACATTAAGCAAAAAACCGCCGCccaaatattttctataa
- the LOC117572700 gene encoding activated Cdc42 kinase Ack, with the protein MGSPAGGDGGQSETAWLEDLLREVQLEQFLERIRDDLQVTRLAHFDYVLPDDLERCGLGKPAIRRLMEAVRKKKAHQWRKNILSKLIGGGKQPSSKKQSQQQQQQQQTQPGALTCLIHEKDITLGLKLGDGSFGVVRRGEWSASPAGKVLPVAVKVLKSDNLTQPGIIDDFFREVQAMHALDHSNLVRLYGVVLSQPMMMITELAERGSLLDTLRKQCRHTSLTHIWNWSVQIVTGMAYLEQKRFLHRDLACRNVLLTAANKIKIGDFGLMRALPQEDDCYVMSEHKKVPFPWCAPESLRFRQFSHASDTWMFGVTLWEMFSFGEDPWVGLNGSQILRKIDREGERLHQPDACPPDVYAMMLQCWDKTPAERPTMAALKEYLASMSPPVLRASRSYHDAKGLQIEAGDTIAIIDGRSELKLIKGQNQRTYDIGVFPRGLLEQRRLNDVPLRSNGAQFGFCWGGAGGATAAMANGDERQRKCVSLSASKTTAAHAKESKNNSSKQFAYNKLVNEAAGLQRRNAVKQRVTSGSTGPQRPPPPQQQQQEGILIDISPELRPMAMATTAGDSSSLQLDSSFCLLDAPIDVPTDVGAGGVTYASSGPNTPTYFNEQPQFDFVRQEEASPARLQPPPYQMPPTYSNTMEFAQKREPNRDPFDTSHMESPSNALMLYSNTLAAGNEAAAAAPPAPAPLYSSPSVRKSLFGNANKENIPALESAAMQFNLSNLSLEATQPTMEQHSQSQPQSDSMLLDKSFIAELEKDMYSGSSSSKAQQDYQRNTSGMYANKEIVYKQNLTPLKNADGQSNHSSPLSNASEVSPTPKQNNVEQSGVASTQSLVNRIWYERVAAPSEYYAQPPQETATQLAASEQIYQNHQQQALPAAETHHSFVAISNRVVASPPSNNSVYASAASIYGSVERYDAVAATTAGSTYYGQVPNGNGAIYDEVTLDDYLRPHRPAPLAPPPLSAQQIQRRLDKMRQQQQQQLEGAHQLYAPVPADAQREQEKLQQLLQELGSSAVEQDVRNALRAASGDVQLALRHYKIDQLSRLGVAGRAQCEQALQQCGWSLDVAAELLLQSTVG; encoded by the exons ATGGGGTCACCAGCTGGCGGGGATGGAGGTCAGAGCGAGACCGCCTGGCTGGAGGATTTGCTGCGTGAGGTGCAGCTGGAGCAGTTCCTCGAGCGCATACGCGACGATCTCCAAGTGACGCGACTTGCGCACTTTGACTACGTGCTGCCCGATGACCTCGAGCGCTGTGGCCTGGGCAAGCCAGCGATACGTCGCCTCATGGAGGCGGTGCGCAAGAAGAAGGCGCATCAATGGCGCAAGAATATACTCTCCAAGCTAATTGGTGGCGGCAAGCAGCCCTCATCGAAGAAGCAatcccagcagcaacagcagcagcaacaaacacagcCGGGAGCACTCACTTGCCTCATCCACGAGAAGGACATCACGCTGGGTCTCAAGCTGGGTGATGGCTCCTTTGGCGTGGTGCGTCGCGGCGAATGGAGCGCCTCGCCGGCGGGCAAAGTGTTGCCCGTGGCTGTTAAGGTGCTCAAGTCGGATAATCTCACGCAGCCTGGGATCATTGATGACTTCTTTCGCGAGGTTCAGGCCATGCACGCTCTGGATCATTCGAATCTGGTGCGTCTCTATGGCGTTGTGTTGTCGCAGCCCATGATGATGATCACCGAGCTGGCGGAGCGTGGCTCCTTGTTGGATACACTCCGCAAACAGTGTCGCCACACCTCGCTCACCCACATCTGGAACTGGTCCGTGCAGATTGTCACCGGCATGGCGTACCTCGAACAGAAGCGTTTCCTTCATCGGGATCTTGCGTGTCGTAATGTTCTGCTGACGGCGGCCAATAAGATTAAGATTGGTGACTTTGGTCTGATGCGTGCGCTGCCTCAGGAGGATGATTGCTATGTCATGTCCGAGCACAAGAAAGTTCCATTCCCTTGGTGTGCACCCGAATCGCTGCGTTTTCGTCAATTCTCACACGCCTCCGACACTTGGATGTTTGGCGTCACGCTCTGGGAGATGTTTAGCTTCGGCGAGGATCCCTGGGTGGGTTTAAATGGATCGCAGATCTTGCGCAAGATTGATCGCGAGGGTGAGCGTCTGCATCAACCGGATGCCTGTCCACCGGATGTCTACGCCATGATGCTGCAGTGCTGGGACAAAACGCCCGCCGAGCGACCCACTATGGCAGCTCTCAA GGAATACCTGGCGAGCATGTCGCCTCCCGTGCTGCGTGCTTCACGTAGCTATCACGATGCCAAGGGACTCCAGATCGAGGCGGGGGATACGATTGCCATCATCGATGGCCGCTCCGAGCTGAAGCTGATCAAGGGACAGAATCAACGCACCTACGACATTGGCGTCTTTCCCCGGGGTCTCCTCGAGCAGCGTCGTCTCAACGATGTGCCACTGCGCAGCAACGGGGCGCAGTTTGGCTTCTGCTGGGGCGGAGCAGGAGGCGCCACAGCGGCGATGGCCAATGGCGATGAGAGGCAGCGGAAATGCGTGAGCTTGTCGGCGTCGAAGACGACGGCGGCGCATGCCAAGGAATCGAAGAACAATTCGAGCAAACAGTTTGCCTACAACAAGCTGGTGAACGAGGCCGCTGGACTGCAGCGTCGCAATGCGGTGAAGCAGCGCGTGACATCGGGATCAACTGGTCCACAGCGTCCGCCGCcaccgcaacaacagcagcaggagggcATACTCATAGACATCTCACCCGAGCTGCGTCCCATGGcgatggcaacaacagctggcGACAGTTCGTCGCTGCAGTTGGACAGTTCCTTCTGTCTGCTCGATGCACCCATCGATGTGCCCACGGATGTGGGAGCTGGCGGAGTGACTTATGCATCCTCGGGTCCGAATACGCCAACCTATTTCAATGAGCAGCCGCAGTTTGACTTTGTGCGTCAGGAGGAGGCGTCACCCGCTCGTCTGCAGCCGCCGCCGTATCAAATGCCGCCCACCTACTCCAACACGATGGAGTTTGCCCAGAAGCGGGAGCCTAATCGAGATCCCTTCGACACCAGTCACATGGAATCGCCATCGAATGCGCTGATGCTCTATTCGAATACGTTGGCAGCGGGTAacgaagcagctgctgctgctccgccTGCTCCTGCTCCGCTCTACAGCAGTCCGTCGGTGCGCAAAAGTCTCTTTGGCAACGCCAACAAGGAGAATATTCCCGCTTTGGAGTCCGCTGCCATGCAGTTTAATCTGAGCAATCTCTCGCTGGAGGCGACGCAGCCAACTATGGAACAGCATTCGCAATCACAGCCACAGTCGGACAGCATGCTGCTGGACAAATCGTTCATAGCCGAGCTGGAGAAGGACATgtacagcggcagcagcagcagcaaggcGCAGCAGGATTATCAACGCAATACGTCCGGCATGTATGCCAACAAGGAGATTGTCTATAAGCAGAATCTGACGCCACTCAAGAACGCCGATGGCCAGTCGAATCACTCGAGTCCGCTCTCGAATGCCAGCGAAGTGTCGCCCACGCCCAAGCAGAACAATGTGGAGCAATCTGGCGTGGCGTCCACACAATCGCTGGTGAATCGCATTTGGTATGAACGTGTGGCAGCGCCTTCCGAGTACTATGCCCAACCGCCGCAGGAGACGGCGACACAACTGGCTGCCAGCGAGCAGATCTATCAAaatcatcagcagcaagcgTTGCCAGCGGCGGAGACACATCACTCCTTTGTGGCCATCTCGAATCGTGTGGTCGCATCACcgcccagcaacaacagtgtcTACGCCTCTGCTGCCTCGATCTATGGCAGCGTGGAACGCTATGATGCGGTTGCCGCCACCACAGCGGGTTCCACCTACTATGGCCAGGTGCCCAATGGCAATGGCGCCATCTACGACGAAGTCACGCTCGACGATTACTTGCGGCCACATCGTCCAGCTCCGTTGGCACCGCCGCCGCTTTCGGCACAGCAGATCCAGCGGCGGCTGGACAAGATgcgtcagcagcaacaacagcagctggaggGCGCCCATCAGCTGTATGCTCCGGTGCCTGCGGATGCGCAGCGGGAGCAGGAGAagctgcagcaactgttgcaggAACTGGGCAGCTCTGCCGTCGAGCAGGATGTGCGTAATGCTTTGCGTGCCGCGAGTGGCGATGTGCAGCTGGCCTTGAGGCACTATAAAATAGATCAGTTGAGTCGTCTTGGCGTCGCTGGACGAGCACAATGCGAACAGGCGCTGCAGCAATGTGGTTGGAGTCTTGATGTCGCcgctgagctgctgctgcagtcgacCGTGGGCTAG
- the LOC117572699 gene encoding uncharacterized protein F23B12.7, which yields MPAAVATGVQINGPLKNKKIVFNDDGEAQTKPIKAKHNKKNEFPKRPRNDNATAKTNGHVKKAQKIKFDDADNEVQEVPQAAVPSGKHDKLVLDAAGNVKKPQRIKFDDDGGEQQQEEAAEATDSDAEEEEREKTKKRNKYQAHTDEDDAQKKWYHVHPDYPCSDELLDMKENEQLELFNICKNAYESEKSTYYKRNPSDARWLQTALHKGTAKDRANAGALLVTSNPLGNLEALTTLIGFCKISNKSSNDVISVLTDLWQQVLLPPQRKLFSIHTRGADWKKVKKEDLHKDQIRRIYAYWYFENELKDQYHEYLKNLMQGLQTGQEHNKTASIVASAKLLAYAPEKEQMLLTMLINKLGDPIAKIASKALHHLSEVAQRHPNMCGVIVAEAEKLLFRNNISERAQHFALCFLSSIAPSGRPEVCTKLVNICFALFKVLVQKGAVNNRTMQAILRCLQKAITEAQPAKGSTELLTKEMQDTIYRLVHLADIRVSVQTLGLLLQLITVKTEKSDRFYNALYIKLLDLNLINIGTKTASQLLHIVHRAVHIDQHVARAQAFVKRLLQIALYAPPHMAAGCLIVLHKLLRMRKELHGGLGDEQQAEDAQQVLPVAAAAELDKFGSDGDGEEVYKDVKEEEEEGEQKEKKEEAAEKKPSSWHHASLAANQAEAKVRNIDACKYDPYHRVPAFAGAGYALRNELLLLRQHYHPTVQVFAEQILLEKRIDYYGDPLRDFGLPHFLERFAFKNPKKLDHQPVAEGAASAVHKRYTSFGARGKPVRSLTKLNCTEDELFIFNYLEQKRKQAELVEQSKKQPKLEETEEADEAADDDDLKEGEVNDDEFESYLDNFFGKKGKQDGDDAEDDDELNYLQELGGELQADKSKKKQKKKQSEDDMDDDVEDDWADDAGDMDEDDDEEDEAEMSGGEDQSDDETGSIDLEPLDDGEDDDDDDDDDAGSIDLDGGNSDSSEAPESPDEEDDDAPPKSKKSRKDAVLNERGFAQKLKQSNDMSSLFAAADDFSNLLEETAKTKGQGTSNAVFNKDKSSDKQLKWEEKRRSNSKNYTSKKFGKGGGGGRGAGGGKGKKRKH from the exons ATGCCGGCAGCAGTGGCTACAGGTGTGCAAATCAACGGTccattgaaaaataaaaagattgtGTTCAACGATGATGGTGAAGCACAAACAAAGCCCATCAAAGcgaagcacaacaaaaaaaatgaatttccaAAGCGGCCAAGAAATGATAATGCAACTGCGAAAACAAATGGACATGTGAAGAAGGCACAAAAGATTAAATTCGACGATGCCGACAATGAAGTGCAAGAGGTGCCACAGGCAGCAGTACCAAGTGGGAAGCACGATAAATTGGTGCTCGATGCTGCGGGCAACGTGAAGAAACCGCAGCGCATCAAGTTTGATGACGATGGCggggagcagcagcaagaggaAGCAGCGGAAGCTACAGACAGCGATGCAGAGGAGGAGGAAAGGGAGAAAACCAAGAAGCGCAACAAGTATCAGGCGCACACAGACGAAGACGATGCGCAGAAGAAATGGTATCACGTG CACCCGGATTATCCTTGTAGCGATGAGCTGCTAGACATGAAGGAGAACGAGCAGCTGGAGCTGTTTAATATCTGTAAGAATGCCTACGAATCGGAGAAGAGCACATATTACAAAC GTAATCCCAGTGATGCCCGCTGGTTGCAAACAGCGCTGCACAAGGGCACAGCCAAGGATCGCGCTAATGCTGGTGCTCTGCTTGTCACCAGTAATCCGCTGGGCAATTTGGAGGCACTGACGACGCTCATTGGCTTCTGCAAGATCTccaacaagagcagcaacgaTGTCATCTCCGTGTTAACGGATCTGTGGCAACAAGTGTTGTTGCCGCCACAGCGCAAATTGTTTTCGATCCACACACGTGGCGCCGACTGGAAGAAGGTGAAGAAAGAGGATTTGCACAAGGATCAGATTCGTCGCATCTACGCTTACTGGTACTTTGAGAACGAACTGAAGGATCAATACCATGAGTACCTGAAGAATCTGATGCAGGGACTACAAACTGGTCAAGAGCACAACAAAACCGCCTCCATTGTGGCTTCGGCTAAACTTCTCGCTTATGCGCCGGAGAAGGAGCAAATGTTGCTCACCATGCTGATCAATAAGCTGGGCGATCCCATTGCCAAGATTGCGTCCAAAGCACTTCATCATCTAAGCGAGGTGGCGCAACGTCATCCCAACATGTGCGGCGTCATTGTGGCCGAGGCGGAGAAGCTGCTCTTCCGTAACAACATCTCGGAGCGTGCCCAGCACTTTGCCCTGTGCTTCCTCTCGAGCATTGCGCCCTCGGGTCGTCCCGAAGTTTGCACCAAGCTCGTGAACATTTGCTTTGCGCTGTTCAAGGTGCTGGTGCAGAAGGGCGCCGTCAACAATCGCACCATGCAAGCGATTTTGCGGTGCCTGCAGAAAGCCATCACCGAAGCCCAACCTGCCAAGGGTAGCACCGAGTTGCTGACCAAGGAGATGCAGGATACCATCTATCGTCTCGTGCATCTGGCTGATATACGCGTCTCAGTGCAAACGCTGggattgctgctgcagttgatcACTGTAAAGACAGAGAAATCGGATCGTTTCTATAATGCTTTGTACATCAAGTTGCTCGATCTGAATCTGATTAACATTGGCACCAAGACAGCGAGTCAGCTGCTGCACATTGTGCATCGTGCGGTGCACATTGATCAGCATGTGGCACGTGCGCAGGCGTTTGTGAAGCGTCTACTGCAGATTGCGCTCTATGCGCCACCTCACATGGCCGCCGGTTGCTTGATTGTGCTGCACAAGCTGTTGCGCATGCGCAAGGAGTTGCACGGTGGACTGGGCGATGAGCAGCAGGCGGAGGATGCACAGCAAGTGCTGCccgtggcagctgctgcggaACTGGACAAGTTTGgcagcgatggcgatggcgaggAGGTGTACAAGGATGTcaaggaagaggaggaggagggcgAGCAGAAGGAGAAAAAGGAGGAGGCAGCGGAGAAGAAGCCCAGTTCATGGCATCATGCCAGTCTGGCGGCAAATCAAGCAGAGGCCAAGGTACGCAACATCGATGCCTGCAAATACGATCCGTATCATCGTGTGCCCGCCTTTGCTGGAGCCGGCTACGCTTTGCGAaatgagctgctgctgctacgaCAGCATTATCATCCCACCGTGCAGGTCTTTGCCGAGCAGATACTTCTAG AGAAACGCATTGATTACTATGGTGATCCGCTGCGTGACTTTGGCTTGCCCCATTTCCTGGAGCGCTTCGCATTTAAGAATCCCAAGAAGCTGGATCATCAACCGGTGGCTGAAGGCGCCGCCAGTGCCGTCCACAAACGCTACACATCCTTTGGAGCACGTGGCAAACCTGTGCGTTCGCTGACCAAGCTCAACTGCACCGAGGATGAGTTGTTCATCTTCAACTATTTGGAGCAGAAGCGCAAGCAGGCAGAGCTTGTGGAGCAGAGCAAGAAACAGCCCAAGCTGGAGGAGACGGAGGAGGCAGACGAGGCggccgatgatgatgacttGAAGGAGGGCGAAGTGAATGATGATGAGTTTGAGAGTTACTTGGACAATTTCTTTGGCAAGAAGGGAAAGCAAGACGGCGACGATGCAGAGGATGACGATGAGTTGAACTATCTGCAGGAGTTGGGCGGCGAACTGCAAGCGGACAAGtccaagaagaagcagaaaaagAAGCAGTCAGAGGATGACATGGATGATGACGTTGAAGATGATTGGGCAGATGATGCTGGGGATAtggatgaagatgatgatgaggaaGACGAGGCGGAAATGTCTGGCGGCGAAGATCAGTCTGACGATGAGACGGGATCCATTGACCTGGAACCTTTGGATGACGgtgaagacgacgacgatgatgatgatgatgatgcgggATCCATTGATTTAGATGGCGGCAACAGCGACTCGAGTGAGGCGCCCGAAAGTCCTGATGAAGAGGACGACGATGCGCCGCCCAAGTCGAAGAAATCTCGCAAGGATGCGGTGCTCAATGAGCGCGGTTTTGCGCAGAAACTGAAGCAGAGCAACG ATATGAGTTCGCTCTTTGCGGCAGCTGATGATTTCTCTAACCTCCTTGAGGAGACGGCCAAAACGAAGGGCCAAGGCACCAGCAATGCCGTCTTCAACAAGGATAAATCCTCCGATAAGCAGCTCAAGTGGGAGGAGAAGCGACGCTCGAACAGCAAAAATTACACCAGCAAAAAGTTTGGCAAGGGAGGCGGAGGAGGCAGAGGAGCTGGCGGCGGGAAGGGAAAGAAGCGCAAACATTAG